The Equus asinus isolate D_3611 breed Donkey chromosome 22, EquAss-T2T_v2, whole genome shotgun sequence genome has a segment encoding these proteins:
- the LOC106832596 gene encoding olfactory receptor 2AP1-like, whose translation MGNQTSVKEFILLGFTNDAELQAVLFFLLLLTYVLSVMGNLTIIILTLLDYHLQTPMYFFLRNFSILEISFTSVFVPKMLVNIGTGDKTISFAGCFTQYFFAILLGATEFYLLAAMSYDRYVAICKPLHYTTIMSRRLCIQLVLCSWFSGFLVVIVPHTMTLQLPFCSSDIINHYCCDYTILLKLSCSDTHFIEVIAFVASAVPLIFTLMLVILSYICIIRTILRIPSVQQRKKAFSTCFSHMIVVSLSYGSCIFMFVNPSVKDAATFNKEVAVLNTSVAPLLNTLRNKQVKIAFKDMVRKIIFSRK comes from the coding sequence ATGGGAAACCAAACATCAGTGAAAGAGTTCATTCTTCTTGGTTTCACAAATGACGCCGAACTTCAAGCtgtgcttttcttccttctgctgctaACTTATGTCTTAAGTGTCATGGGGAACTTGACCATCATCATTCTGACCCTGCTGGATTATCACCTCCAGACTCCTATGTATTTCTTCCTCCGGAATTTTTCCATTCTGGAAATATCTTTTACCTCTGTCTTTGTTCCCAAAATGCTGGTCAACATAGGGACTGGAGACAAGACTATCTCTTTTGCTGGTTGTTTCACTCAGTACTTTTTTGCCATCCTTCTGGGAGCAACTGAATTTTACCTTTTAGCTGCCATGTCCTATGATCGCTATGTTGCCATTTGCAAACCCCTACATTACACAACTATAATGAGCAGGAGACTCTGCATTCAACTTGTCCTGTGTTCTTGGTTTTCTGGTTTTTTAGTTGTCATTGTGCCACATACAATGACTCTGCAGCTGCCTTTCTGTTCATCCGACATCATCAACCATTATTGCTGTGACTATACTATCTTACTAAAATTATCTTGTTCAGACACACATTTCATAGAAGTGATTGCCTTTGTCGCCTCTGCGGTCCCCCTCATCTTCACGTTGATGCTCGTGATCCTTTCCTACATATGCATTATCAGGACGATTCTGAGAATCCCCTCtgttcaacaaagaaaaaaagccttttcTACATGTTTCTCTCACATGATCGTGGTCTCACTTTCTTACGGAAGCTGTATCTTTATGTTTGTAAATCCCTCTGTTAAGGATGCAGCAACTTTTAATAAGGAAGTGGCTGTTTTAAATACTTCAGTTGCCCCTCTGTTGAACACCCTAAGGAACAAGCAAGTCAAAATAGCCTTCAAAGATATGGTCAGGAAGataattttttcaagaaagtGA